One part of the Chryseobacterium sp. 7 genome encodes these proteins:
- a CDS encoding Crp/Fnr family transcriptional regulator has translation MDKSSLNTYFHSLFSINAEVVEKITEKFSHFELKANTVLLDKNAISTKTYFLEKGYVRSYIFNEDNEEITTNIYKAPCFVNDFLSFFRQQPTKEIYQTVTECVFWETGLENVQHNFHNIPEFREFSRLLFVLNYYNIHNRLIEMASQKASTRYFNLMKKDPDVFQHVPLKVIASYLGIKDSSLSRIRRDIYKL, from the coding sequence ATGGACAAATCATCACTTAATACCTACTTTCATTCCTTATTCAGTATCAACGCTGAAGTGGTGGAGAAAATCACTGAAAAATTCAGTCATTTTGAGTTAAAAGCAAATACTGTTTTGCTGGATAAAAATGCCATTAGTACCAAAACATATTTTTTGGAAAAAGGATATGTGCGTTCGTATATATTCAATGAAGATAATGAGGAGATCACCACTAATATTTATAAAGCTCCCTGCTTCGTTAATGATTTCCTGTCGTTTTTCAGACAGCAGCCAACCAAAGAAATATATCAAACGGTAACCGAATGTGTTTTCTGGGAAACAGGGTTGGAAAATGTACAGCATAATTTCCATAATATTCCTGAATTCAGGGAGTTTAGCAGACTTCTTTTTGTTCTTAATTATTATAATATTCATAACAGACTGATAGAGATGGCAAGTCAGAAAGCCTCCACAAGATATTTTAATCTGATGAAGAAAGATCCTGATGTTTTCCAACACGTCCCTTTGAAGGTGATTGCTTCCTATCTGGGAATAAAAGACAGCTCTCTGAGCAGGATAAGAAGGGATATTTATAAATTGTAA
- a CDS encoding ketopantoate reductase family protein produces MNKKHIVIIGLGGVGGYFGFKINQTNETSGKYTVSFVARGETYEKVKQNGLTLLSPEHSNSQTHPNAIVQNISEIKNPDLVLICVKEYDLENVCKQLLPVINKDTILLPMMNGADIYDRIRTIIPDHTVLPTCVYVASHIKERGIVEHKGNPGKIIVGRDPEHFSAPVEWVTDLLNESKIEFDFKDNSLNAIWTKFIFIASFGLVTAKHNSSMGAVCNEKEQNDEAAGIMNEIKLIAAKKVIDLQEDIVSATFEKASTFPYETPTSLQLDINSGKKDNELELFAGAVLKYGSEIGVETPFTQKIYTEIKNKISLG; encoded by the coding sequence ATGAACAAAAAGCATATTGTTATAATAGGATTGGGTGGTGTAGGCGGTTATTTTGGTTTTAAAATAAATCAAACCAATGAAACTTCAGGAAAATATACTGTTTCTTTTGTGGCACGCGGAGAAACTTATGAGAAAGTGAAACAAAACGGATTGACTCTTTTATCTCCAGAGCATTCTAATTCACAGACTCATCCTAATGCTATAGTGCAGAACATTAGTGAAATCAAAAATCCTGACTTGGTTTTGATTTGTGTAAAAGAATATGATCTTGAAAATGTCTGCAAACAATTATTGCCAGTCATTAACAAAGACACGATACTGCTTCCGATGATGAACGGAGCAGATATCTACGACAGAATACGTACCATAATTCCGGATCATACTGTACTTCCGACTTGTGTTTACGTTGCCTCTCATATTAAGGAAAGAGGAATAGTAGAGCATAAAGGAAACCCGGGAAAAATTATCGTAGGAAGAGATCCTGAACATTTTTCTGCTCCGGTGGAATGGGTTACAGACCTATTAAATGAAAGTAAAATTGAGTTTGATTTTAAAGATAATTCATTAAATGCAATCTGGACGAAATTTATATTCATTGCGAGTTTCGGATTGGTAACTGCCAAGCATAATTCGTCTATGGGAGCTGTATGTAATGAGAAAGAACAAAACGATGAAGCTGCTGGTATTATGAATGAAATAAAACTCATCGCGGCTAAAAAAGTAATTGATCTTCAGGAAGATATCGTTAGTGCGACTTTCGAAAAAGCTTCTACTTTTCCTTACGAAACTCCTACTTCTTTACAGCTTGATATCAATTCAGGAAAGAAAGATAATGAACTGGAACTGTTTGCGGGCGCAGTGTTAAAATATGGTTCTGAAATAGGTGTAGAAACACCTTTTACTCAAAAAATCTACACTGAGATTAAAAATAAAATAAGTTTAGGCTAA
- a CDS encoding IS4 family transposase has protein sequence MSVFKDHKISLKDVLEFIPEALLSHLSASTKVDYYSKVLHGRKIFYLLLYCIFDNEKLSQRTLEDTFNSSGFKALFGLGEEEKIRRSSISERLSKIDSNYFLEIYEQMYERFSELYSKTEIEKYNLIRVDSTIVADTCNKLKEGIDQKSGKKLVKFSFSFDGILPSAVDVFTGQKYSTEDNALAQAVLNQVKKEDHHDNIYIIDRGIQSTRTMKDFEEKLLKFIIRSKENRKYEEIESFIKTETPIKWDDWGVIKDSKVKLYTGKPIQNKRGNIHHREEKVETYFRLIVIKNEKTAKELWFITNEFELSAKEISDYYRKRWDIEVFFRFMKQELNLSHLVSLNKNGIEVMLYMTMIASMLLLIYKKVNNLGYKTAKRRIAMELRDMITAILIIFAGGDPAKVFKT, from the coding sequence ATGTCAGTTTTTAAAGATCACAAAATATCACTTAAAGATGTTTTAGAATTTATTCCCGAAGCACTTTTAAGTCACCTTTCCGCAAGTACAAAAGTGGATTATTATAGTAAAGTTTTGCATGGAAGAAAAATATTCTACCTGCTTTTGTATTGCATATTTGATAATGAAAAATTAAGTCAAAGAACACTCGAAGATACTTTTAATAGCAGTGGATTCAAAGCGTTATTTGGCTTAGGGGAAGAGGAAAAGATTCGAAGGAGTTCAATTTCTGAGAGGCTTTCAAAAATTGATTCCAATTATTTCCTAGAAATCTACGAACAGATGTACGAAAGATTTTCGGAACTTTATTCCAAGACAGAAATCGAAAAATACAACTTAATCAGAGTTGACAGTACCATTGTAGCTGATACATGTAACAAGCTTAAAGAAGGAATTGATCAGAAAAGTGGAAAAAAATTAGTGAAATTCAGTTTTTCATTTGACGGAATTTTGCCATCAGCGGTAGATGTTTTTACGGGGCAAAAATACTCAACAGAAGATAATGCTCTTGCCCAGGCTGTTCTGAACCAGGTGAAAAAAGAAGATCATCATGATAATATTTATATCATAGACAGAGGGATCCAGTCTACAAGGACGATGAAAGATTTTGAAGAAAAGCTTCTGAAATTTATTATCCGTTCCAAAGAAAACAGGAAATATGAAGAGATTGAATCTTTTATTAAAACAGAAACCCCAATAAAATGGGATGATTGGGGAGTTATTAAAGACAGCAAAGTGAAGCTTTACACCGGAAAACCCATCCAAAACAAACGGGGAAATATTCATCATCGTGAAGAAAAAGTAGAAACATATTTTCGGTTGATCGTTATCAAAAATGAAAAAACAGCTAAAGAACTTTGGTTCATAACCAACGAATTTGAACTTTCTGCCAAAGAAATATCGGATTATTACCGTAAAAGGTGGGATATTGAGGTATTCTTCAGATTTATGAAACAAGAGTTGAATTTAAGCCATCTTGTTTCGCTCAATAAAAACGGAATTGAAGTAATGCTCTACATGACAATGATTGCTTCTATGCTGCTCTTGATTTACAAAAAAGTAAACAATTTAGGATATAAAACAGCTAAAAGACGCATCGCTATGGAACTTCGGGATATGATTACCGCAATTTTAATAATATTTGCGGGGGGGGATCCTGCAAAAGTCTTCAAAACTTAA
- a CDS encoding 4Fe-4S dicluster domain-containing protein: MAIKITDACINCGACEPECPNSAIYEGAIDWRWKDKTKLSGHIIFPDGTEGDADAYHEAVADEVYYIVAGKCTECKGFHDEPQCKAVCPVDCCVDDPDHRETEEVLLDRQKFMHSA; this comes from the coding sequence ATGGCGATAAAAATAACAGATGCCTGTATCAACTGTGGAGCCTGCGAACCTGAATGCCCCAACTCAGCCATTTACGAAGGTGCCATCGACTGGCGCTGGAAAGACAAAACCAAACTTTCAGGACACATCATATTCCCTGACGGTACTGAAGGTGATGCCGATGCTTACCATGAAGCAGTCGCGGATGAAGTATATTATATCGTTGCCGGAAAATGTACGGAATGTAAAGGTTTTCATGATGAACCTCAATGTAAAGCCGTATGCCCTGTGGACTGCTGTGTGGATGACCCTGACCACCGGGAAACAGAAGAAGTACTATTGGATCGGCAAAAATTTATGCACAGTGCTTAA
- a CDS encoding 2Fe-2S iron-sulfur cluster-binding protein, translating into MENEITITVIDQSGIVHTLLCPLEMGLTLKDICKAYELPMEAMCGGMAMCATCHCYILSETVPLPEKNDIEEALLSELFTSTTTSRLACQIYLTAQMNGLSVEIAAD; encoded by the coding sequence ATGGAGAACGAAATTACGATTACTGTTATTGACCAAAGCGGTATTGTACATACTTTATTATGTCCTTTAGAAATGGGACTTACCCTTAAAGATATTTGCAAAGCCTACGAATTACCTATGGAAGCAATGTGCGGTGGTATGGCCATGTGTGCTACCTGTCACTGCTATATTCTGAGTGAAACAGTTCCTTTACCTGAAAAAAATGACATTGAAGAAGCTTTGTTATCAGAATTGTTTACCTCAACAACAACCAGCAGATTAGCCTGCCAGATTTATCTTACTGCCCAGATGAATGGGCTGTCAGTGGAAATTGCTGCAGATTAA
- a CDS encoding NADPH-dependent FMN reductase — translation MKAIIFNGSLERRTLSTSGLISDYFSERLKRLGIHTDIFTLADSGIPLFDVTLNKTPLAVERMTQMFTDADLHIWLAPLYHGSIPGVMKNCLDWLEVTANRKEPYLTDKTVGLVCWADGLQAMQGINAMDSIAKSLRAWPLPFSVPVLRSALFAGDNSTEISELYSGKFDQLISIATSKKVALID, via the coding sequence ATGAAAGCTATCATATTTAACGGATCTCTGGAAAGAAGAACTTTATCTACTTCCGGCCTGATTTCGGACTATTTTTCAGAACGTCTGAAAAGGCTGGGAATTCATACTGATATTTTTACGCTTGCAGATTCCGGTATCCCTTTATTCGATGTTACCCTGAATAAAACTCCTTTGGCAGTAGAACGTATGACTCAAATGTTCACGGATGCAGATCTGCACATATGGCTTGCTCCTCTTTATCACGGAAGTATTCCTGGAGTGATGAAAAACTGTCTGGACTGGCTTGAAGTAACTGCCAACAGGAAAGAGCCTTATCTTACCGATAAAACAGTCGGATTGGTTTGCTGGGCTGACGGTCTGCAGGCTATGCAGGGAATCAATGCCATGGATTCTATTGCCAAATCATTACGTGCGTGGCCATTGCCATTCAGTGTACCTGTTCTCAGATCGGCATTATTCGCAGGTGACAATTCAACTGAAATTTCGGAGCTTTATTCCGGTAAGTTTGATCAACTTATCAGTATTGCAACGTCTAAAAAAGTAGCTCTTATTGACTAA
- a CDS encoding DUF2480 family protein produces the protein MTEENFINKAKASGIIAFDLSDYKPTTEIVELDIKDHLFMGMIVKEKEFKESIASVDFSVYNEKAVGIICSTDAIIPPWAYMLIMEKLSPYASYADLNNAETILLDLWKRRLIYADLKHYRNQKVVVRASTNHDPALYLLAAGLLKPLVKTLMYGEIGLPKVIFKQ, from the coding sequence ATGACTGAGGAAAATTTTATCAATAAAGCAAAGGCTTCAGGCATTATTGCCTTTGACCTTTCAGACTACAAACCGACTACGGAAATTGTAGAACTGGATATCAAAGATCATCTTTTCATGGGAATGATTGTGAAGGAGAAAGAGTTTAAAGAATCAATTGCTTCGGTGGATTTTTCTGTATACAATGAAAAAGCAGTAGGAATCATTTGTTCTACAGATGCCATTATCCCTCCCTGGGCTTACATGCTGATTATGGAAAAATTGTCTCCTTATGCTTCCTATGCCGATTTAAACAATGCAGAAACTATTCTGCTCGATCTCTGGAAACGCCGTCTCATCTATGCTGACCTGAAACACTACAGAAACCAGAAAGTAGTTGTTCGCGCAAGTACGAATCATGATCCTGCATTGTACTTATTAGCAGCAGGATTATTGAAACCTCTGGTGAAAACATTGATGTACGGTGAGATAGGATTACCCAAAGTAATATTTAAACAATAA
- a CDS encoding superoxide dismutase: MNPFTLPQLPYAYDALAPFIDKETMTIHHQKHHQTYVDNLNAALAQTDEINPDLDSLLQRISEYSPAVRNNGGGHYNHSLFWEILSPEPKLTPEGMLHDDITATFGSLDNLKAEMKKSGLAQFGSGWVWLFVKFNGSLAISSTANQDNPMMDILSTNRGFPILGIDVWEHAYYLNYQNKRADYLDAFWSVLDWSAVEGKYEEALLKVR, encoded by the coding sequence ATGAACCCATTTACATTACCACAACTGCCTTATGCTTACGATGCTTTGGCACCTTTTATAGATAAAGAAACAATGACCATTCACCATCAGAAGCATCATCAGACTTATGTAGACAATCTGAATGCAGCTTTGGCACAAACCGATGAGATCAACCCGGATCTGGATTCCTTATTGCAAAGAATCAGTGAATACAGTCCTGCCGTAAGAAATAATGGCGGTGGTCACTATAATCATTCCTTATTCTGGGAAATTCTTTCTCCTGAACCTAAACTTACTCCTGAAGGAATGCTTCATGATGATATCACTGCTACTTTTGGAAGTCTTGATAATCTGAAAGCGGAAATGAAAAAATCAGGTTTGGCTCAGTTCGGTTCCGGTTGGGTATGGCTTTTTGTAAAATTCAACGGATCACTGGCCATCAGTTCAACTGCTAATCAGGATAATCCGATGATGGATATTCTTTCCACGAACAGAGGTTTTCCAATTCTTGGAATAGATGTGTGGGAGCATGCTTATTATCTGAATTATCAGAATAAACGTGCAGATTATCTGGATGCTTTCTGGTCTGTACTGGATTGGTCTGCTGTAGAAGGAAAATATGAAGAAGCTTTATTAAAAGTGAGATAA
- a CDS encoding helix-turn-helix transcriptional regulator, producing MKKPAADRILMFLKMRGEATSLLIAEELSITKEGARKHLLNLAQEGLIRSSVKSEGVGRPSTYYTLTEKGLAQFPDTHADVTVQILKSVKSLLGENALNLLISDREKNTHDRYEKILSRTKSLEQRLESLAKVRSDEGYMAEWKKEGTDYFLIENHCPICAAATECQGFCRAELSNFQSLIGKDYKVERIDHIISGGQRCVYKISQ from the coding sequence ATGAAGAAACCGGCTGCAGATCGTATTCTGATGTTCTTAAAGATGAGAGGGGAAGCCACATCTCTTCTTATTGCTGAAGAACTGTCGATTACCAAAGAAGGAGCGAGAAAGCATTTACTGAATCTTGCCCAGGAGGGATTAATCCGGTCTTCAGTGAAGAGCGAAGGAGTTGGCAGGCCATCTACTTACTATACGCTTACAGAAAAAGGGTTGGCTCAGTTTCCGGATACGCATGCAGATGTGACGGTTCAGATTTTGAAATCTGTGAAAAGTCTTTTAGGTGAAAATGCTTTAAATTTATTGATCAGTGATCGTGAAAAAAATACCCATGACCGCTATGAAAAGATACTTTCCAGGACAAAATCTCTTGAGCAGCGCCTTGAATCCCTTGCAAAAGTGCGTAGTGATGAAGGCTATATGGCAGAATGGAAAAAAGAAGGTACAGATTATTTTCTGATTGAAAACCATTGCCCGATATGTGCCGCTGCAACCGAATGTCAGGGTTTCTGCCGTGCCGAATTATCCAATTTCCAGTCGTTGATAGGGAAGGATTACAAAGTAGAAAGGATAGACCATATCATTTCCGGAGGACAGCGCTGTGTGTATAAAATCAGCCAATAA
- the hxpB gene encoding hexitol phosphatase HxpB — MALQAVIFDMDGVLIDSEKFWTQAELDVFSSYGVQVTDELAAQTKYMTTQEVTEFWYERFPWENFDSSDLEDKVVTRVIEMIQSQDCTMSGVQEFIQTLKSKAYKIGLATNAPLRVAHVVLEKLQVRELFDTVHSSEFETQGKPHPAVYLTSAKNLGVSPEHCIAIEDSHSGLKAAKEAGMRTIIFTNNDESIHSDLADFKILDFNTDFPAVFGE; from the coding sequence ATGGCTTTACAAGCAGTAATATTTGACATGGACGGTGTTCTGATAGACTCAGAAAAATTCTGGACTCAGGCGGAGCTTGATGTTTTTTCATCATATGGCGTACAAGTTACAGATGAATTGGCGGCACAAACCAAATATATGACGACTCAGGAAGTCACAGAATTCTGGTATGAAAGATTTCCATGGGAAAATTTTGATAGTTCTGATTTGGAAGATAAAGTGGTTACAAGAGTAATTGAAATGATACAAAGCCAGGACTGCACGATGTCTGGTGTACAGGAATTTATTCAAACTCTTAAAAGTAAAGCATACAAAATAGGATTAGCTACCAATGCTCCTTTGCGTGTGGCACATGTGGTTCTTGAGAAGCTTCAGGTTCGTGAACTCTTTGATACCGTTCACTCATCGGAGTTCGAAACTCAGGGAAAACCTCATCCTGCAGTGTATCTTACTTCTGCAAAAAATCTGGGTGTTTCTCCTGAGCACTGCATTGCAATTGAAGACAGTCATTCTGGACTAAAAGCAGCAAAAGAAGCAGGAATGCGAACCATAATTTTCACCAATAATGATGAAAGCATACATTCAGATCTTGCAGATTTTAAAATCTTAGACTTTAATACAGACTTTCCAGCCGTATTTGGTGAATAA
- a CDS encoding RNA polymerase sigma factor, producing MSATDYTLLKKIKSGDRPAFMLLYDRYWDSLYRFVFVRTRDKEVSEEILQNLWMRILENTDLIQTDDTESAKGYLLRHLHYRIIDFYNSYKKAPPTLSIDEFDIPNEIEIADSEYFEILEENEISTLLSMIDEVVSQLPSTEQQVYDMRIRKNMSVNETAEALGISNKTVSNKLSKALGEIREQLNPEYQSSKKLVSILLLMEVLTRY from the coding sequence ATGAGCGCAACAGACTATACATTATTAAAGAAAATAAAATCAGGCGACCGCCCTGCATTTATGCTGCTGTATGACCGATACTGGGATAGTCTATATCGCTTTGTTTTTGTGCGGACAAGGGATAAAGAAGTCTCTGAGGAAATTCTTCAGAACCTATGGATGAGGATTCTTGAAAATACAGACCTTATACAAACCGATGATACAGAAAGTGCCAAAGGCTACCTTCTCCGCCATCTTCATTACCGGATTATTGATTTTTATAACAGCTACAAAAAAGCACCTCCTACGCTTAGTATTGATGAGTTCGATATTCCGAATGAAATTGAAATTGCAGATTCAGAATATTTTGAAATCCTTGAAGAAAATGAGATCAGTACTTTATTATCCATGATTGATGAAGTGGTTTCCCAACTTCCTTCAACAGAACAGCAGGTATATGATATGAGAATCCGGAAAAATATGTCGGTGAACGAAACCGCAGAAGCTTTAGGAATCAGTAACAAAACGGTAAGCAATAAATTAAGCAAGGCTCTGGGAGAAATCCGTGAACAATTGAATCCTGAGTATCAGTCTTCTAAAAAACTGGTGTCTATTCTATTACTGATGGAGGTTTTGACGAGGTATTGA
- a CDS encoding FecR family protein has protein sequence MKKRLTYKNIEAFVFRLWEREVSEDNISEKENELLKQWKTLAEKDLDITHLKESKERILSGLEHFFPQKDIVSIQRAKSFKTYFYKIAAVIILLLSLGGIFTYTMLIKPDVYLAKSEKRTVHLEDGSVITLLPGAELTVAKSFPASTRVVDLKGDAIFSVAKSKIHPFIVRADGFSTKVLGTVFKISQSGKRKAVDLYEGKVAVSSPGVPVSFLTPNQKWTNFGIAHTTAVVSLKPVKNSSGKVPAILSLSFNDVPLKEVVAVLESSYNTKVLYPKEAEDKKITADFTGGTVGENIESLAFILGLEVQKKENTYILKK, from the coding sequence ATGAAAAAACGCTTAACCTATAAAAATATTGAAGCCTTTGTTTTCAGACTTTGGGAACGGGAAGTTTCGGAAGATAACATTTCTGAAAAGGAAAATGAATTGTTAAAACAATGGAAGACCCTTGCAGAAAAAGATCTGGATATTACTCATCTTAAAGAATCCAAAGAAAGGATATTATCCGGTCTGGAACATTTTTTTCCTCAAAAGGATATTGTTTCTATACAACGGGCGAAAAGCTTTAAAACCTATTTCTATAAAATTGCAGCGGTCATTATTCTGCTCTTATCATTAGGAGGTATTTTTACTTACACGATGCTTATTAAGCCGGATGTATACCTTGCAAAATCTGAAAAAAGAACTGTTCATCTTGAAGACGGATCTGTAATTACCCTTTTACCGGGTGCTGAACTGACTGTTGCAAAATCTTTTCCTGCTTCTACAAGAGTTGTGGATTTAAAAGGAGATGCCATCTTTTCTGTAGCCAAGTCGAAGATACATCCTTTTATTGTTCGTGCGGATGGTTTCAGTACTAAAGTATTGGGAACGGTATTTAAGATTTCACAGTCGGGGAAGAGAAAAGCAGTTGATCTTTATGAAGGGAAGGTAGCAGTATCATCTCCGGGCGTTCCGGTTTCTTTTCTTACCCCTAATCAGAAGTGGACCAATTTCGGGATTGCTCATACTACAGCGGTTGTTTCATTAAAACCAGTAAAGAATTCATCCGGCAAAGTTCCTGCAATATTGTCTTTAAGCTTTAATGATGTTCCTTTAAAAGAAGTAGTTGCTGTGTTAGAAAGCAGTTATAACACGAAGGTTTTATATCCTAAAGAAGCCGAAGACAAAAAGATCACCGCAGACTTTACCGGAGGAACTGTGGGCGAAAATATTGAATCACTGGCTTTCATCCTAGGATTGGAAGTACAGAAAAAAGAAAACACCTATATCCTTAAGAAATAA